Proteins found in one Corynebacterium freneyi genomic segment:
- a CDS encoding FHA domain-containing protein FhaB/FipA: MEAIVFLLSRIAVLVVLWFFIWMTLRALRADANAASGLRPVRAAAPPMRSRPFHRSQTPHQLLVTAGPLAGSRMNLANQREITIGRADDSAFVLNDDYASSHHARLIPRDGDWYLEDLDSRNGTFLNGQRVEQPEKLQPGMEIRIGRTTLRLQP; the protein is encoded by the coding sequence GTGGAGGCGATCGTCTTCCTGCTGTCCCGCATCGCCGTGCTGGTCGTGCTGTGGTTCTTCATCTGGATGACCCTGCGCGCCCTGCGCGCCGACGCCAACGCCGCGTCGGGCCTGCGACCGGTGCGCGCCGCCGCGCCGCCGATGCGCAGCCGGCCGTTCCACCGCTCCCAGACGCCCCACCAGCTGCTGGTGACCGCCGGACCGCTGGCCGGTTCGCGCATGAACCTGGCCAACCAGCGGGAAATCACCATCGGCCGCGCCGATGACTCCGCGTTCGTCCTCAACGACGATTACGCCTCGTCGCACCACGCGCGCCTCATCCCCCGCGACGGAGATTGGTACCTCGAGGACCTGGATTCCCGCAACGGCACGTTCCTCAACGGCCAGCGCGTGGAACAGCCCGAAAAGCTCCAGCCCGGGATGGAGATCCGCATCGGCCGAACGACTTTGAGGTTGCAGCCGTGA
- a CDS encoding DUF3662 and FHA domain-containing protein has product MDFLGRIRKLDSSLQRGLDNSFARVFGGKVVPNELEECLKQEIEDFLMQDADGRYLAPNDFRIGVSAKDFANLSAGGPDLPSELADRMARYCRNNGWAMSGSVTVRVQQVDSLHTGQLKTASQFTEGYRDESGFIGGDGQPVTPDAVPSSRDDDPRTTSSPSAPQEPSNRFGGGEYGNEDGEHRFGGGFDAGASGAAGAAGAAGAVGGAAAAGAAGETESRYRAPDDDARPAPGKFGSGQVDSGQPGMYGNPGAPDDYRDSGYADRDYADDRAADSRADVGASQSNAHSPYDQPVQVPPGPASPEQEQLTVTLLLQDGSNRTFEVKPGSNIIGRGTISDFRLPDTGVSRQHAEITWDGRDAVLVDLHSTNGTMVNDSPIDNWLLADGDVISMGHSVIEVRIR; this is encoded by the coding sequence ATGGATTTTCTGGGACGCATCAGGAAGCTCGACAGCTCGCTGCAGCGCGGGCTGGACAACAGCTTCGCCCGCGTTTTCGGCGGCAAGGTCGTGCCCAATGAGCTGGAGGAGTGCCTGAAGCAGGAGATCGAGGATTTCCTGATGCAGGACGCCGACGGCCGTTATCTGGCCCCGAACGACTTCCGCATCGGCGTCAGCGCGAAGGATTTCGCCAACCTGTCGGCGGGCGGCCCCGACCTGCCGTCGGAGTTGGCCGACCGGATGGCCCGGTACTGCCGCAACAACGGGTGGGCGATGTCCGGCTCGGTGACGGTGCGCGTGCAGCAGGTCGATTCGCTGCACACGGGCCAGTTGAAGACGGCCAGCCAGTTCACGGAGGGCTACCGCGACGAGTCCGGCTTCATCGGCGGCGACGGACAGCCGGTCACGCCGGATGCAGTGCCTTCTTCGCGTGACGACGACCCCCGCACCACCTCTTCGCCCTCCGCGCCGCAGGAACCGTCGAACCGGTTCGGCGGTGGCGAGTACGGCAACGAGGACGGTGAACACCGGTTCGGCGGCGGATTCGACGCCGGTGCGTCGGGAGCCGCGGGTGCCGCAGGGGCCGCCGGTGCCGTGGGCGGAGCCGCCGCCGCAGGCGCCGCGGGCGAAACCGAATCCCGCTACCGCGCCCCCGACGACGACGCTCGGCCCGCACCCGGGAAGTTCGGCTCCGGGCAGGTCGATTCCGGCCAGCCGGGCATGTACGGAAACCCCGGTGCCCCCGACGATTACCGCGACTCCGGATACGCCGACCGGGACTACGCCGACGACCGTGCGGCCGACTCCCGTGCCGACGTCGGGGCGTCGCAAAGCAACGCCCACTCCCCCTACGACCAACCCGTCCAGGTCCCGCCGGGTCCCGCCTCGCCGGAACAGGAGCAGCTCACCGTGACCCTGCTGCTGCAGGACGGATCCAACCGCACCTTCGAGGTCAAGCCCGGATCGAACATCATCGGCCGCGGCACCATCTCCGACTTCCGCCTGCCCGACACCGGCGTATCCCGGCAGCACGCGGAGATCACCTGGGACGGCCGCGACGCCGTCCTGGTGGACCTGCACTCGACCAATGGCACGATGGTCAACGATTCACCGATCGACAACTGGCTGCTCGCCGACGGCGACGTGATCTCGATGGGCCATTCCGTCATCGAAGTCCGTATCCGTTAA
- a CDS encoding phytoene/squalene synthase family protein: protein MKGKRGGVGKRFIPTYDRMARKATSTVIDTYSSSFSLATRLLGKRERQDIRNLYAMVRIADEIVDGTAAEAGCTDEQVRELLDHYEELVLGAPAMPFHPDPVLHAYAGTVRRCGIEDEHVRAFFRSMRRDLTETTYDHDALDEYVYGSAEVIGLMCLSIFLADHPVDDADRETMAAGARSLGAAFQKINFLRDLAEDTGELGRTYFDELDGHALTEPIKNKLLDDIDADVADARVAIPLLPGAARGAVLAATNLFTELSKKLRETPAERIAVTRIRVGSPKKALIVGRAAVTAARTGRAGF from the coding sequence GTGAAGGGCAAGCGCGGCGGCGTCGGCAAGCGCTTCATTCCGACGTACGACCGGATGGCGCGCAAGGCCACCTCGACGGTCATCGACACGTATTCGTCGTCGTTTTCCCTGGCCACCCGACTGCTGGGCAAGCGCGAACGGCAGGACATCCGCAACCTGTACGCCATGGTGCGCATCGCCGACGAGATCGTCGACGGCACCGCGGCGGAAGCCGGCTGCACCGACGAGCAGGTCCGCGAGCTGCTCGACCACTATGAGGAACTGGTGCTCGGCGCGCCCGCCATGCCCTTCCACCCCGATCCGGTGCTCCACGCCTACGCGGGCACGGTGCGGCGTTGCGGCATCGAAGACGAGCACGTCCGCGCGTTCTTCCGGTCGATGCGCCGCGATCTGACCGAGACGACGTACGACCACGACGCCCTCGACGAGTACGTCTACGGGTCCGCCGAGGTCATCGGCCTGATGTGTTTGTCCATTTTCCTCGCCGACCACCCCGTCGACGACGCAGACCGGGAAACGATGGCCGCCGGGGCCCGCAGTCTCGGGGCGGCGTTCCAGAAGATCAACTTCCTCCGCGACCTCGCCGAGGACACGGGCGAGTTGGGCCGAACGTACTTCGACGAGCTCGACGGCCATGCGCTGACGGAGCCGATCAAGAACAAGCTCCTCGACGACATCGACGCCGACGTCGCCGACGCGCGCGTGGCCATCCCGTTGCTGCCGGGTGCCGCCCGCGGTGCGGTGCTGGCGGCGACGAACCTGTTCACCGAGTTGTCGAAGAAGCTTCGCGAGACCCCGGCGGAGCGGATCGCCGTCACCCGCATCCGCGTCGGCTCGCCGAAGAAGGCGTTGATCGTCGGGCGTGCGGCCGTCACCGCCGCGCGGACGGGCCGCGCCGGATTCTGA
- a CDS encoding DUF488 domain-containing protein, protein MSDSTNAKPAGDSGDTTGDGPIRVVKIHDLRSGDVTAGDGRTILVDRLWPRGVAKDSVDLDDWFKEVAPSPDLRKWFGHDPDRFDEFADRYRHELDERAAAINRPDSDAGDRSSDDDDSDDDELAELLAAAADATVAKPLYLAYAAKDRDHNHALVLAAWLRDEID, encoded by the coding sequence ATGTCAGATTCGACGAACGCGAAGCCCGCGGGGGACTCCGGCGACACGACCGGCGACGGCCCGATCCGGGTGGTCAAGATCCACGATCTGCGATCCGGTGACGTGACCGCCGGAGATGGCCGGACGATCCTCGTCGACCGCCTGTGGCCGCGCGGAGTGGCCAAGGACTCGGTTGACCTGGACGACTGGTTCAAGGAGGTCGCCCCCTCCCCCGACCTGCGAAAATGGTTCGGCCATGATCCGGACCGGTTCGACGAGTTCGCCGACCGCTACCGCCATGAGCTCGATGAACGGGCGGCCGCGATCAATCGCCCGGATTCCGACGCCGGCGACCGTTCCTCCGACGACGATGACTCCGACGACGATGAACTCGCGGAGCTCCTGGCCGCCGCGGCGGATGCGACCGTCGCAAAGCCCCTGTACCTGGCGTACGCGGCAAAGGACCGCGACCACAACCACGCCCTGGTGCTCGCGGCATGGCTGCGGGACGAAATCGACTGA
- a CDS encoding YciI family protein, which translates to MQYLLSVHGRRDINPYDSDEDMHAAFERVGVFNQSLQDRGHWVLAGGLVPPEDARTILPDGSVVDGPYLDADTFPSGFWIIEADGDETALNLATEAAEACANTVEIRALAE; encoded by the coding sequence ATGCAGTATCTCCTGAGCGTCCACGGGCGACGGGACATCAACCCCTACGACTCGGACGAGGACATGCACGCCGCGTTCGAACGCGTCGGCGTGTTCAACCAGTCCCTCCAGGACCGCGGCCACTGGGTGCTCGCCGGGGGCCTTGTGCCGCCGGAGGACGCCAGGACCATCCTGCCCGACGGCTCCGTGGTCGACGGCCCGTACCTCGACGCAGACACCTTCCCCAGCGGCTTTTGGATCATCGAGGCCGACGGTGACGAAACCGCCCTCAACCTGGCCACCGAAGCCGCCGAAGCCTGCGCCAACACCGTGGAAATCCGCGCCCTGGCCGAGTGA
- a CDS encoding NUDIX hydrolase encodes MTPDFIQELRRHVGHAELWLIGVTVIVVRGEAGAEEVLLVKRADDGRWTPVTGIVEPGEEPDVAGVREALEETSVAVEIESLLAVQVTRKIEYPNGDRAQYLDHAFLARVAEEEVAARDDVGADDDSGADEPRPADGENTAAEWVPLADVPPMGPRFDRTVELAIRARRDGSGGPGHSDGAVESGRAILFGAEERRR; translated from the coding sequence ATGACCCCGGACTTCATTCAGGAATTGCGCAGGCACGTCGGCCATGCGGAGCTGTGGCTCATCGGCGTGACCGTCATCGTCGTGCGCGGTGAAGCCGGTGCGGAGGAGGTGCTGCTGGTCAAGCGTGCCGACGACGGCCGGTGGACGCCCGTCACCGGAATCGTCGAGCCCGGCGAGGAACCCGACGTCGCCGGTGTGCGCGAAGCGCTGGAGGAAACCTCCGTCGCCGTGGAGATCGAGTCGCTGCTGGCCGTGCAGGTCACCCGCAAAATCGAGTACCCCAACGGCGACCGGGCGCAGTACCTCGACCACGCCTTCCTCGCGCGGGTCGCGGAGGAGGAGGTGGCGGCGCGGGACGATGTCGGCGCGGACGATGATTCCGGCGCCGACGAGCCCCGGCCCGCCGACGGGGAGAACACCGCGGCCGAGTGGGTGCCGCTGGCCGACGTGCCGCCGATGGGCCCTCGTTTCGACCGCACCGTCGAGCTGGCCATCCGGGCCCGACGCGACGGCTCCGGCGGCCCCGGTCACTCCGACGGTGCCGTCGAGTCCGGCCGCGCGATCCTCTTCGGCGCGGAGGAACGCCGCCGATGA
- a CDS encoding MFS transporter, translating into MTVTRNTHGSPGEPDEPTPPPAADPHPADSTATSTAAERPAFGHRDWLRVALAMFAIGFGANLFAPMLEVYRELNGTGQSSVTAMFGIYAAGLVPALLIFGPISDRRGRRAVLRPAMLVSATGTVILASASFGPEWLLFPGRFIVGASVGMAMASGAAWIKQLSADKPSAGPRRATVAVSAGFGGGPLVAGLVAQFAPEPKLVPYLVFLCVLAAATPIMWSTPETQFPSDGAAARRGPLIPKTALTGTFLWAVAAWAPWVFGTVTVSFVTLPIYVAQDIDMKIAYIGVLAGVAMISGMLIQPAAARVAEKGVLPLSVMALGIACAGMLAAAATVWLDNAALVFPSALILGSSYGIMMVAGLREVEAIARPDELGAMIGVFYALSYIGFFVPFILSLVAPLVGRITGLGDVAGIILCLLFGAVVCVASMAPVARAAEAGLKLAPEGRR; encoded by the coding sequence ATGACTGTGACGCGGAACACGCACGGGAGCCCCGGCGAGCCCGACGAACCCACCCCGCCACCCGCGGCCGACCCTCACCCTGCGGACTCGACGGCGACCTCCACCGCCGCCGAGCGCCCCGCATTCGGTCACCGCGACTGGCTTCGCGTCGCATTGGCGATGTTCGCCATCGGTTTCGGCGCGAACCTCTTCGCCCCGATGCTCGAGGTCTACCGCGAACTCAACGGCACCGGCCAGTCCTCCGTGACGGCGATGTTCGGCATCTACGCCGCCGGCCTGGTCCCGGCGCTGCTAATTTTCGGCCCGATCTCCGACCGCCGCGGCCGCCGTGCCGTCCTGCGCCCGGCGATGCTCGTATCCGCCACGGGCACCGTCATCCTCGCGTCGGCGTCGTTCGGCCCGGAATGGCTGCTGTTTCCGGGCCGTTTCATCGTCGGTGCGTCGGTGGGCATGGCCATGGCGTCCGGGGCGGCGTGGATCAAGCAGCTGTCCGCCGACAAGCCCTCCGCCGGCCCCAGACGCGCAACCGTCGCCGTGTCGGCGGGTTTCGGCGGCGGCCCGCTGGTCGCCGGCCTGGTCGCGCAGTTCGCGCCCGAGCCTAAATTGGTGCCCTACCTGGTGTTCCTGTGCGTGCTGGCGGCGGCCACCCCGATCATGTGGTCCACCCCGGAAACCCAATTCCCCTCCGACGGCGCGGCCGCCCGGCGCGGCCCGCTGATCCCCAAGACTGCGCTGACCGGCACGTTCCTGTGGGCGGTGGCGGCGTGGGCGCCGTGGGTGTTCGGCACGGTGACGGTCTCGTTCGTCACGTTGCCGATTTACGTCGCGCAGGACATCGACATGAAGATCGCCTACATCGGCGTGCTGGCCGGTGTCGCGATGATCTCGGGCATGCTCATCCAGCCTGCGGCCGCCCGCGTCGCGGAGAAGGGCGTGTTGCCGCTGTCGGTGATGGCGCTGGGCATCGCCTGCGCGGGGATGCTCGCCGCGGCGGCGACGGTGTGGCTCGACAATGCGGCGCTGGTGTTCCCGTCGGCGCTGATCCTCGGTTCGAGCTACGGCATCATGATGGTCGCCGGGCTCCGCGAGGTCGAGGCCATCGCCCGTCCCGACGAGCTCGGCGCCATGATCGGCGTGTTCTACGCGTTGTCGTACATCGGTTTCTTCGTTCCGTTCATTCTGTCGCTCGTCGCGCCGCTGGTCGGCCGGATCACCGGGTTGGGCGACGTCGCGGGCATCATCCTGTGTCTGCTCTTCGGTGCGGTGGTGTGCGTGGCGTCGATGGCGCCGGTCGCCCGGGCCGCCGAGGCCGGTCTGAAGCTCGCGCCCGAGGGTCGCCGGTAG
- a CDS encoding response regulator transcription factor, whose translation MTAATPARSPLRIVLAEDSPLLRAGVEAVLGRGGHEVVAAVGDGDALVAAVRATVPDLVITDVRMPPNHSDEGLRAAAQIRRERPTLPMIVLSQYVSVAYLDDLMAGGGRGLGYLLKDRVAHIRHFLNAVAEVATGQTIIDPEVVRALVGGAAASGPIATLTPREREVLSLMAEGRTNHAIAEELVVSEAAVRKHIGGIFSKLPLDDGADRRVSAVLAYLRSEGR comes from the coding sequence ATGACCGCCGCCACCCCCGCGCGCTCCCCGCTGCGCATCGTCCTCGCCGAGGATTCGCCCCTGCTGCGCGCGGGGGTGGAGGCCGTTCTGGGCCGCGGCGGCCATGAGGTCGTCGCTGCGGTCGGCGATGGCGACGCGCTGGTCGCCGCCGTGCGCGCCACCGTCCCGGATCTCGTGATCACGGACGTGCGCATGCCGCCGAATCATTCCGACGAGGGCCTGCGCGCCGCCGCGCAGATCCGCCGGGAGCGCCCGACGCTGCCGATGATCGTGCTGTCGCAGTACGTGTCGGTGGCCTACCTCGATGATCTGATGGCGGGCGGCGGCCGCGGTTTGGGGTATCTGCTCAAGGACCGTGTCGCGCACATCCGTCACTTCCTCAATGCGGTCGCGGAGGTGGCGACCGGCCAGACGATCATCGATCCGGAGGTTGTCCGCGCGCTCGTCGGCGGTGCGGCGGCGTCGGGCCCCATTGCGACGCTGACGCCCCGCGAGCGCGAGGTTCTGTCGCTGATGGCGGAGGGCCGCACGAATCACGCGATCGCCGAGGAGCTCGTCGTCTCCGAGGCGGCGGTGCGCAAGCACATCGGCGGGATCTTTTCCAAGCTTCCACTTGACGACGGTGCCGACCGCCGGGTCTCGGCCGTGCTCGCGTATTTGCGTTCGGAAGGCCGGTAG
- a CDS encoding sensor histidine kinase — MNTTYTNDTSLYDGAEARGTRTVAKHPEGRGPAATLGEALRRPGYLFTKWPWLALGNIIVGLALSSVLGSVILPLLVISLVPQIRNLLWPALLRVEVWRLRLIDRPGADAIGPPIDRLADEGGTPTFSQFAHLALVIFLLFPFTVGVAFLPVMFTMLFSPWPFFDGTPVEALDPNATDAEFGQGVYDAVIAPLPTWMLVVWMVVAAVVFAIALLYSAGLWAWATGRLGRTLMAPDEEQLRADVDRLESSRADVLDAAAMERARIEGALHDGVQHRLVALTMKLGMAEAEDPEGPTGKLAAEVHGDVDEVLADLRRVIRNIQPRALSEHGLRAAVADLAAEMPMPVDVDVPSVRMPRHIEEAAFFFASEALSNVAKHSGASRATVVAAIDEPAEGADGPAAGAGGERRGTLTLTIADDGRGGAVERAAGLHGSGHGLRGMRQRAAGVDGTVTVTSPDGRGTTVTLICPTRIIPAAADRATVQADAANDTAPTPEEDSRR; from the coding sequence ATGAACACCACGTACACCAACGACACTTCGCTTTACGACGGCGCCGAGGCGCGTGGCACGCGGACCGTCGCAAAGCACCCCGAGGGGCGCGGACCGGCGGCGACCCTCGGTGAGGCGCTGCGGCGGCCGGGCTACCTGTTCACGAAATGGCCGTGGCTGGCACTGGGCAACATCATCGTCGGGCTCGCGCTGTCGTCGGTGCTCGGCTCGGTCATCCTGCCGCTGCTGGTGATCAGCCTGGTGCCGCAGATCCGGAATCTGCTGTGGCCGGCGCTGCTGCGCGTCGAGGTGTGGCGCCTGCGACTGATCGACCGGCCCGGCGCCGACGCCATCGGGCCGCCCATCGACCGACTCGCCGACGAGGGCGGTACCCCGACGTTCTCCCAGTTCGCGCACCTGGCGCTGGTGATCTTCCTGCTCTTTCCGTTCACCGTGGGCGTGGCGTTCCTGCCGGTGATGTTCACCATGCTGTTTTCCCCGTGGCCGTTCTTCGACGGCACGCCCGTGGAGGCGCTGGACCCGAACGCCACCGACGCAGAGTTCGGCCAGGGCGTGTACGACGCCGTCATCGCGCCGCTGCCGACGTGGATGCTCGTGGTCTGGATGGTCGTCGCGGCGGTGGTCTTCGCCATCGCGCTGCTCTACTCCGCCGGGCTGTGGGCGTGGGCGACCGGACGTCTGGGCCGGACCCTGATGGCGCCCGACGAGGAGCAGCTGCGCGCCGACGTCGACCGCCTCGAATCCTCCCGCGCCGACGTGCTCGACGCGGCGGCGATGGAACGCGCGCGGATCGAGGGGGCGTTGCATGACGGCGTCCAGCATCGGCTGGTCGCACTGACCATGAAGCTGGGCATGGCCGAGGCCGAGGACCCCGAGGGCCCCACCGGCAAGCTGGCCGCCGAGGTGCATGGCGACGTCGACGAAGTGCTCGCCGACCTGCGTCGCGTCATCCGCAACATCCAGCCGCGGGCGCTGTCCGAACACGGATTGCGGGCGGCGGTGGCCGACCTCGCCGCCGAAATGCCGATGCCCGTCGACGTCGACGTCCCGTCGGTGCGGATGCCCCGCCATATCGAGGAGGCGGCGTTCTTCTTCGCCTCCGAGGCGCTGTCCAACGTCGCCAAGCACTCCGGTGCCTCGCGGGCGACGGTCGTGGCGGCCATCGATGAACCGGCCGAAGGCGCGGATGGTCCGGCCGCGGGTGCCGGCGGTGAGCGACGCGGCACGTTGACGCTGACCATCGCCGACGACGGGCGCGGCGGTGCCGTCGAACGGGCCGCCGGGCTGCACGGCTCCGGTCACGGCCTGCGCGGGATGCGCCAGCGCGCGGCGGGCGTCGACGGTACCGTGACCGTGACCAGCCCCGACGGGCGCGGCACCACGGTGACGCTGATCTGCCCGACGCGGATCATCCCCGCGGCGGCCGACCGGGCGACCGTCCAGGCAGACGCCGCCAACGACACCGCCCCGACTCCCGAGGAGGATTCCCGCCGATGA
- a CDS encoding DedA family protein, translating into MQTIIDWSVSLMGVFGPPGIALAILVETILPPVPSELFLPLAGFTATTGKFTWWSAVAWATGGSVVGAFVLYWAGAALGAERVRAIAEKLPLTRASDVDYALEWFGRHGEASVFLGRMVPGIRSIISVPAGLWRMPLLKFALYTTAGSTIWNGVLVYLGVILGAKWHIVGEWIDRFSVVIYVACAVVAVVAVVLLVRRRRREREGDRTATSGRGPDA; encoded by the coding sequence GTGCAGACGATCATCGATTGGTCAGTGTCCCTCATGGGCGTCTTCGGTCCGCCGGGCATCGCGTTGGCGATCCTCGTGGAGACGATCCTGCCGCCGGTGCCTTCGGAGCTGTTCCTGCCGCTGGCCGGGTTCACGGCCACGACCGGCAAGTTCACCTGGTGGAGTGCGGTGGCGTGGGCGACGGGCGGTTCGGTGGTGGGCGCGTTCGTGCTTTACTGGGCCGGGGCGGCGCTGGGGGCGGAGCGCGTACGTGCGATCGCGGAGAAGCTTCCGCTCACCAGGGCATCCGACGTGGATTACGCGCTGGAGTGGTTCGGCCGACACGGAGAGGCGTCGGTGTTTTTGGGCCGCATGGTCCCGGGCATCCGGTCCATCATTTCTGTGCCTGCGGGACTGTGGCGGATGCCGTTGCTCAAATTCGCCCTGTACACGACCGCGGGGTCGACGATCTGGAACGGCGTGCTGGTGTACCTGGGCGTCATCCTCGGTGCGAAGTGGCACATCGTCGGCGAGTGGATCGACAGGTTTTCGGTGGTCATCTACGTCGCCTGCGCGGTGGTGGCGGTGGTGGCCGTCGTGCTGCTCGTGCGGCGGCGCAGGCGCGAGCGCGAGGGAGACCGGACGGCTACTTCAGGCCGTGGACCCGACGCATGA
- a CDS encoding SDR family oxidoreductase: protein MALPRTTLTHGPKLPAVSGRALVTGASSGIGWACAEALRDAGFDVVGTSRKGADAPHPDGIEMIALDMGDRASITAAADEVISGGAPSVVIANAGESQSGPFEELPADALNRLFQVNVLGQVDLVQRLLPSMRDAGRGRVILVGSMLGGLPLPHRSSYVATKAALRGFGMSLRGEVSRFGIGVTVVEPGSINTGISNRRTKYGADIDSPYRDDALTMLKNLDANEAKGISADDVAETVMHEITAERPLPLVARGSRAGLVVPLTRALPTEATLALMRRVHGLK from the coding sequence ATGGCCCTGCCCCGCACCACGTTGACCCACGGCCCCAAACTCCCCGCCGTTTCCGGCCGCGCGCTGGTCACCGGCGCGTCCTCCGGCATCGGCTGGGCCTGCGCCGAGGCGTTGCGCGACGCCGGGTTCGACGTCGTCGGGACCTCCCGCAAGGGCGCCGACGCCCCGCACCCCGACGGCATCGAGATGATCGCCCTCGACATGGGCGATCGCGCCTCCATCACGGCCGCAGCCGACGAAGTCATCTCCGGCGGCGCCCCGTCCGTCGTCATCGCCAACGCCGGCGAAAGCCAGTCCGGCCCCTTCGAGGAGCTGCCCGCCGACGCCCTGAACAGGCTGTTCCAGGTCAACGTACTGGGACAGGTGGATCTGGTTCAGCGCCTGCTGCCGTCGATGCGCGACGCCGGGCGCGGCCGCGTGATCCTGGTCGGCTCGATGCTCGGCGGTCTGCCGCTGCCCCACCGGTCGTCGTACGTGGCCACGAAGGCGGCGCTGCGCGGTTTCGGCATGTCGCTGCGCGGGGAGGTGTCGCGCTTCGGCATCGGCGTCACCGTCGTCGAGCCGGGCAGCATCAACACCGGCATCTCCAACCGCCGCACCAAGTACGGCGCCGACATCGACTCGCCCTACCGCGACGACGCCCTGACCATGCTGAAGAACCTCGACGCCAACGAGGCCAAGGGCATCTCCGCCGACGACGTCGCCGAGACCGTCATGCACGAAATCACCGCCGAGCGCCCGCTGCCCCTGGTCGCCCGGGGATCGAGGGCGGGGCTGGTCGTGCCGTTGACGCGGGCGCTGCCCACCGAGGCGACGCTGGCCCTCATGCGTCGGGTCCACGGCCTGAAGTAG
- a CDS encoding saccharopine dehydrogenase family protein, whose translation MTRDDNATDRTDRISDAATDRTERPHDIVVFGATGFVGGLVAKHLAAHAPTGTSIALAGRDRAKLSALRDDLPDTAADWPLIVADAASDADMRALAESTRVVLTLVGPYARYGHPLAHACAAAGTDYVDLTGEVLFAHDSIAANHELAQSTGARIVHSCGFDSIPSDIGVKVLHDAAAAAGDGNLGETTLVVTHMRGGVSGGTIDSLRQQLNDVKADPDRARIAGTAYSLNPGLEGPGPRRQDDAPIVPRRDIYLGETGAFAPFFMAPYNTRVVRRTAALLDAEGPDGYGDGFRYREVMSVGRGPKSAVRARAFKAAMGALIGGMTFGPTAKLLDKKLPAPGEGPSEEDRAHGRFTIDVHSLTLSGAQWTSRVELEKDPGYDGTAMMISAAALALAFDRDRLPNRTGVLTPASGIGDALVERLREGGMKIGARKLG comes from the coding sequence ATGACTCGGGACGACAACGCCACCGACCGCACCGACCGGATCAGCGACGCCGCCACCGACCGCACCGAACGCCCACACGACATCGTGGTGTTCGGGGCCACCGGATTCGTCGGTGGGCTCGTCGCAAAGCATCTGGCCGCGCACGCGCCCACCGGAACCTCCATCGCACTGGCCGGACGCGACCGCGCGAAACTATCGGCCCTGCGCGACGACCTGCCGGACACCGCCGCGGACTGGCCGCTCATCGTCGCCGACGCCGCCTCCGACGCCGACATGCGGGCACTGGCCGAATCCACCCGCGTGGTGCTCACCCTCGTCGGGCCGTACGCCCGTTACGGCCACCCGCTGGCCCACGCCTGCGCGGCCGCCGGCACCGATTACGTCGACCTGACCGGCGAAGTGCTCTTCGCACACGACTCCATCGCCGCCAACCACGAACTGGCGCAGTCGACTGGCGCGCGGATCGTCCACTCGTGCGGCTTCGACTCGATCCCCTCCGACATCGGCGTCAAGGTGCTTCACGACGCCGCCGCAGCCGCCGGAGACGGCAACCTCGGCGAAACCACCCTCGTGGTCACCCACATGCGCGGCGGAGTGTCCGGAGGCACCATCGACTCGCTGCGCCAACAGCTCAACGACGTCAAGGCCGACCCCGACCGTGCCCGCATCGCCGGCACCGCCTACTCGCTCAACCCCGGACTCGAGGGGCCGGGGCCCAGGCGCCAGGACGACGCACCCATCGTCCCTCGCCGCGACATCTACCTCGGCGAGACCGGCGCGTTCGCACCGTTTTTCATGGCGCCGTACAACACCCGCGTCGTCCGTCGCACCGCCGCCCTGCTCGACGCCGAGGGCCCCGACGGCTACGGCGACGGCTTCCGCTACCGCGAGGTCATGTCCGTCGGCCGCGGCCCGAAGTCGGCCGTCCGCGCCCGCGCGTTCAAGGCCGCCATGGGTGCGCTCATCGGCGGCATGACGTTCGGCCCGACGGCGAAACTGCTGGACAAGAAGCTGCCCGCACCCGGCGAGGGCCCGTCCGAGGAGGACCGCGCCCACGGCCGCTTCACCATCGACGTCCACTCGCTGACCCTGTCGGGCGCCCAATGGACCAGCCGCGTCGAATTGGAGAAGGACCCCGGCTACGACGGCACCGCCATGATGATCTCCGCCGCCGCCCTGGCCCTGGCATTCGACCGCGACCGCCTGCCGAACCGGACCGGCGTACTCACCCCCGCGTCCGGCATCGGCGACGCCCTCGTCGAACGCCTCCGCGAGGGCGGCATGAAGATCGGCGCCCGCAAGCTGGGCTGA